A window of the Lactobacillus gasseri ATCC 33323 = JCM 1131 genome harbors these coding sequences:
- the comGA gene encoding competence type IV pilus ATPase ComGA, whose amino-acid sequence MNEVSEAILEKAIESHASDIFIFPAIRGYEIKIRTALGLSKIKELSQKVGKELLNYFKFQAQMDISERRRPQVGAYQTEFRGEKVFLRFSSVGEFEGDESLVVRLIYEGKSNNYFLPEQFDLLKRLTNQRGLIVTSGPTGSGKTSTMYELAQLVGEKKVVMTIEDPVEVWNPSFLQTQVNLVAGITYPDLLKAALRHRPDILIIGEIRDQETAKISINAALSGHLVLATIHAKTALQTISRLEGLGITKDELCNCLTAASYQRLLPIKDRNKVACLMDIGYGKILDQAIMSNDKRHDLRNWQSALEQLVERGKISEDTKHLYEEG is encoded by the coding sequence ATGAACGAAGTATCAGAAGCTATTTTAGAAAAAGCAATTGAAAGCCATGCTAGTGATATCTTTATTTTTCCCGCTATTAGAGGATATGAAATAAAGATTCGAACTGCCCTAGGTTTGAGTAAAATAAAAGAATTAAGCCAGAAAGTAGGAAAGGAATTACTTAATTATTTCAAGTTTCAGGCGCAAATGGATATATCTGAGCGTCGTAGACCACAAGTGGGGGCGTATCAGACTGAATTTCGGGGTGAAAAGGTCTTTTTACGCTTCTCAAGTGTAGGGGAATTTGAAGGAGATGAGTCTTTAGTAGTTCGATTAATTTATGAAGGGAAAAGTAATAATTATTTTCTCCCCGAACAATTTGATTTGCTAAAAAGACTCACCAATCAACGTGGGCTGATAGTGACTAGCGGTCCGACAGGATCAGGAAAGACCTCAACCATGTATGAGTTAGCGCAATTAGTTGGAGAAAAAAAGGTTGTAATGACTATTGAAGATCCAGTCGAGGTTTGGAATCCAAGTTTTTTACAAACACAAGTGAATCTTGTTGCGGGAATTACTTACCCAGATTTACTAAAGGCTGCTTTACGTCATAGACCGGATATTTTAATTATTGGAGAAATTCGAGACCAAGAAACTGCCAAAATCAGTATTAACGCAGCTCTAAGTGGACATTTGGTTTTAGCAACTATTCATGCAAAAACAGCTTTACAAACAATTTCACGGCTTGAAGGATTAGGAATCACTAAAGACGAATTGTGCAATTGCTTGACGGCTGCTTCTTATCAAAGATTGTTACCGATAAAAGATCGAAATAAAGTTGCCTGTTTAATGGATATTGGATATGGAAAAATACTTGATCAAGCTATTATGTCTAATGATAAGCGTCATGATTTGCGCAACTGGCAAAGTGCTTTAGAGCAGTTGGTTGAAAGAGGAAAGATTAGTGAAGATACGAAGCATCTTTATGAAGAAGGATAA
- a CDS encoding type II secretion system F family protein has protein sequence MKKDKLNSAAQLIFIDYLRQALINGYSLNASLKLLPKIWSGDSNQLVYISKQVEEGRQLGDVLHEVGFSSTLAAQINMAIIDGNLLSCLDQLSKLIRLKNKQLKKLRGELAYPALLIGMMVTLLICMQTFLKTEMSDNDWTSNVMLGGLVMLVIIGAFFISKVIRLLNRQDYYALKKLTRIPVIGPTLNLYVHYLIVSDLAVLLINGFSLQKICQLTDQQPKNSLQQVLGTKVKNQLEKGTEIKTIIENEAFISNNLVMLLETGTTREQIGKRALLLSKTLFYELNLKLNGLIVNLQPLCFIFIGICILGMYLKILMPMYHLMETM, from the coding sequence ATGAAGAAGGATAAGCTAAATAGCGCTGCTCAATTAATTTTTATTGATTATTTAAGACAAGCACTGATTAACGGTTATTCGCTTAATGCTAGTTTAAAATTGCTGCCTAAAATATGGAGTGGTGATTCTAATCAATTAGTTTATATAAGTAAACAGGTTGAAGAAGGTAGGCAACTTGGGGATGTATTGCATGAAGTAGGATTTTCTAGTACTTTAGCTGCACAAATAAATATGGCAATTATTGATGGCAATTTATTGTCTTGTTTGGACCAATTAAGTAAACTTATTCGCTTGAAAAATAAGCAGTTAAAGAAGCTGCGAGGAGAATTAGCTTATCCAGCACTTTTAATTGGAATGATGGTTACGCTATTAATTTGTATGCAAACTTTTTTAAAGACAGAAATGTCAGATAATGACTGGACGAGTAATGTAATGCTGGGTGGACTTGTGATGTTAGTTATTATAGGTGCATTTTTTATTAGTAAGGTAATCAGGCTACTTAATAGGCAAGATTATTATGCACTGAAGAAATTAACTAGGATACCTGTAATTGGACCAACATTAAATTTATATGTTCACTATCTTATCGTGTCTGACTTAGCTGTTTTATTAATCAACGGCTTTTCATTACAAAAAATTTGCCAACTTACTGATCAGCAACCAAAGAACTCATTACAGCAAGTCTTAGGAACAAAAGTGAAGAATCAGTTAGAAAAAGGAACTGAGATTAAAACAATTATTGAGAATGAAGCCTTTATTTCTAATAACTTAGTTATGCTTTTAGAAACCGGAACAACAAGAGAGCAAATTGGGAAAAGAGCGCTATTACTTAGCAAGACACTTTTTTATGAACTAAATCTCAAATTAAATGGTTTAATCGTTAATTTGCAGCCACTATGCTTTATTTTTATTGGAATTTGTATTCTGGGGATGTATTTGAAAATTTTAATGCCAATGTATCATTTAATGGAAACAATGTAG
- the comGC gene encoding competence type IV pilus major pilin ComGC: MKKLKQFIMKNKRVKGFTLVEMVIVIAIIAMLILLIVPGLSKQKERATSKTDEALRTTVETQRQLAADNGDGTSLEELVKKEYISQKQKERYEKLPQK; the protein is encoded by the coding sequence ATGAAAAAGTTAAAACAATTTATTATGAAAAATAAACGGGTAAAAGGATTTACCTTAGTTGAAATGGTAATTGTAATTGCCATTATTGCGATGTTGATTTTGCTAATTGTTCCAGGACTAAGTAAGCAAAAAGAGAGAGCAACTAGTAAAACAGATGAAGCCTTAAGAACAACGGTTGAGACTCAAAGACAATTAGCTGCAGATAATGGAGATGGTACTTCATTAGAAGAGCTGGTAAAGAAAGAATATATTTCTCAAAAACAAAAAGAGAGATATGAAAAATTACCACAAAAATGA